The following nucleotide sequence is from Acyrthosiphon pisum isolate AL4f chromosome A2, pea_aphid_22Mar2018_4r6ur, whole genome shotgun sequence.
AATTAATTCCAAagattcttataatattttcttaacagTTTCCCTAAtcgcaaaaataaaacaaaatccgCCACCATCGTATATTTATTACGAATTTCAGTAGCGTTGGGGGAGGGGAGAGAAATGGTTGTCTCTCCGGGGCCAACTTCCGGTCTTGTCATATTTTCAAAGCGTATTTGGtactaatcataataatatgatattatattaatattaacaataaatcatAACTGACCACGCGTGTGTGATGTGACGTTTCAGGTGTGGCTGTTCGGCGATTACCTGTGCTCCGTGTGGCTGGCCGTGGACGTGTGGATGTGCACGGCAAGCATCCTGAACCTGTGCGCCATATCGCTGGACAGGTACCTGGCCGTCACCAGGCCGGTGCAGTACCCGAGCCTGATGACCAGCTTCCGGGCCAAGGTTCTGGTGGTGATCGTGTGGGTGCTGAGCTTCGTCATATGCCTGCCGCCGCTGGTCGGCTGGCGGGACACCCACATACCGCCCGAGGCGTCCACGGTGCTCATCCGGAACGAGCTGTACCGGAACGGCACCGGCGGCCGGCCGCAGCAGGAGGCGCTGCCGCCGTCGTGCCCGTGGATTTGCGAGCTGCCCAACAACAAGTGGTACGTCGTGTACTCGGCGCTGGGCTCGTTCTACATACCGATGTTCGTCATGCTGTTCTTCTACTGGCGCATCTACAAGGCGGCCGTGCACACCACCCGGGCCATCAACCAGGGGTTCCGGACGATGCGCAGCCGCCGGACGTTCGGCAACCGGTTCGACGAGCAGCGACTCACGCTGCGCATACACCGGGGCCGCGGCTCGTCGCTCAAGCACGCGGCCACCGCATCGCCGTCGTCCGCTGCCGTCACCGCGGCTAACGGCCCGGGAGGCGGCTCGCCGGACGTGAACCGGCCGCCGAACAGCCGGCGGCCGTCGGTCCGGCGCAGCAACCACGAGCGGATCAAAATCAGCGTCAGCTACCCGAGCTCGGACTGTATAAGCGCAGCGGCCGCCGCCGCGGCCGTGGCCACTGTCACTACGGCCACCACATCTGTGGACGCCAACGGAAACTCGCCGCCCGAGACGCTTAGCCAAAAGTCGCGGAGCTCGTTCTCGTCCACGACGTCGCCGACCAGCTCCAGTCCACTGTACGCCGTCCACTACACGGCGGCCGAGACGTACCATCACCAGCGGGCCGCCACCGTCCGGTCAGTGGCCGACACGTCCGCTTGTCAGCTGCGTGTGGCCGGTGGCAGCCGGAAGGAACACCGCCGGTGCAGTGCCGGCGACACGGCCTCGCCGCACTCGCGTCTCCTGTTGACGTCGTCGCCGGGCGGAGACCATCACCACCATCACCAGCACGGTGGCGGAGGATCAGCGGTCGGACGACCCGCGTCCTGTTCCGTCACGTCGGTCAAAGACCAACTGTCGCCGTCACCGTCGTACGACGAGTCCActggtggcggtggcggcggtggtggtggcagTAGTGGTGGGGCAGGCGCGAGCGGGGGAAGCGACGTCGGGCTCGGGCGCGGCGGCCTCGGGTCCTCGAACAGCAAGTCCAAGTTTGCGTCGAAGATGATGGGCGGTGGCAAGCGGAACATCAAGGCCCAGGTGAAGCGGTTCCGGATGGAGACCAAGGCGGCCAAGACGCTGGGCATAATCGTCGGCGGTTTCATCGTGTGCTGGCTGCCTTTCTTCACCATGTACCTGGTACGGGCTTTCTGCCCCACGTGCATACAACCCACCCTGTTCTCCGTCATGTTCTGGCTGGGCTACTGCAACAGCGCCATCAACCCGATGATCTACGCGCTGTTCAGCAAGGACTTCCGGTTCGCGTTCAAGCGGATCATATGCCGGTGGTGCTGTTGGGCGTCCGCAAGCGACTCGACGGGCGGCGGCGGACTCACCGTCGCCGACTACGGCCGCCGCAAGGGGTCGGATGGTTCCCAACTGGGGGCCGGCGGCCACGGCGGCGCGTCGCCCCGGAACAGGTACATCGTGACGAGTTCAGGTGCCGGGGCCGCGGGTTCCGACGAGTGCAGCACGCGCAGCATGCGGCTGCTCCAGTACTCGGACAGCGAACCGCTCAACGAACCGTGTTCGGACGACAGGTGATGGCCACTGCGCGAGCGGCCACTGCGCCGCTGTAATGatgttactataaaaataatatattataatacgcaggTACGACTCCTGTTCGGTGCGACTATTGTTTtcgcattattaattattataactattaaacgaaataatatattatatacaaatacactaatataagtttatgattataattataattattattattattattattattattatatacgataaaatattattatgtgtttccGTTACccactcattattattattattactattatacgcattgtgtaattacatattattattattattattattattatgtttaccgaCATGattacatgaataatattatgttttttagtttCGTCTGTAACGTCTTAGGTCGAACGAATACTACTGCAAACACGAGTTCTGTTGCTTTGTCGTTTACCGACCGATCGTcctcataatgatattattatttatacaacacaCAAGACATCGACTCActccgtttataatatataatgatattatagcatataatatgataatagagTTGGCggaattgttttaaaacattttttatttaatttttcaacgaAATTCGCTATAAATAGCGGTATGTCAACGCCctcgaaaaaaaatcgaaaaaaacggTCTACGAGAGCAGTACTTTTGAagggtataattattatggttatatacacaatataatacacagGGTGAGCACGGTAACCATCcccttttttctttaataacgTAGTTAgtcaaaatctgtttttttaaatttgtaaatatccTAGAGGACGCTATCGTTTCGGGAA
It contains:
- the LOC100164578 gene encoding octopamine receptor Oamb; this encodes MNRTECQTLRDSLVWRDAQVLSTLAGLSFIALIVTVGNTLVVAAVFNSSKLRSPTNTFIVSLAVSDLMVGVAVLPFSATWEVFKVWLFGDYLCSVWLAVDVWMCTASILNLCAISLDRYLAVTRPVQYPSLMTSFRAKVLVVIVWVLSFVICLPPLVGWRDTHIPPEASTVLIRNELYRNGTGGRPQQEALPPSCPWICELPNNKWYVVYSALGSFYIPMFVMLFFYWRIYKAAVHTTRAINQGFRTMRSRRTFGNRFDEQRLTLRIHRGRGSSLKHAATASPSSAAVTAANGPGGGSPDVNRPPNSRRPSVRRSNHERIKISVSYPSSDCISAAAAAAAVATVTTATTSVDANGNSPPETLSQKSRSSFSSTTSPTSSSPLYAVHYTAAETYHHQRAATVRSVADTSACQLRVAGGSRKEHRRCSAGDTASPHSRLLLTSSPGGDHHHHHQHGGGGSAVGRPASCSVTSVKDQLSPSPSYDESTGGGGGGGGGSSGGAGASGGSDVGLGRGGLGSSNSKSKFASKMMGGGKRNIKAQVKRFRMETKAAKTLGIIVGGFIVCWLPFFTMYLVRAFCPTCIQPTLFSVMFWLGYCNSAINPMIYALFSKDFRFAFKRIICRWCCWASASDSTGGGGLTVADYGRRKGSDGSQLGAGGHGGASPRNRYIVTSSGAGAAGSDECSTRSMRLLQYSDSEPLNEPCSDDR